Proteins found in one Campylobacter canadensis genomic segment:
- a CDS encoding biotin--[acetyl-CoA-carboxylase] ligase, with product MFDFALCKQISSTQLRLIDKVKEGFNKKNFALASINQNAGIGTNSRIWLGEKNDMYNNLDSFKNEEFSDLDFIYYGDYKRFNEKIYTNLYISFFCDFIPSDLALQSISIYYASILKYVLKAFNSKLFVKWPNDLYLNNKKIGGVLCNKINDKIICGIGLNIVSSPKENDILDKKISLEILIKAFLDTLSSKLSWEEIFKEYKQDFELSRHFYFKYNDEVLSLENAKLYKDGSILVDDKRIYSLR from the coding sequence TTGTTTGATTTTGCACTTTGTAAGCAAATAAGCTCAACTCAATTAAGACTTATTGATAAGGTAAAAGAAGGTTTTAATAAAAAAAATTTTGCCTTAGCTAGTATTAATCAAAACGCAGGTATTGGGACAAATTCTCGTATTTGGCTAGGTGAAAAAAACGATATGTATAATAACCTTGATAGCTTTAAAAATGAAGAATTTTCTGATTTAGATTTTATTTATTATGGGGATTATAAAAGATTTAACGAAAAAATTTATACTAATTTATATATATCATTTTTTTGTGATTTTATTCCTAGTGATTTAGCTTTGCAAAGTATAAGTATTTATTATGCTAGTATTTTAAAATATGTTTTAAAAGCATTTAATTCAAAATTATTTGTAAAATGGCCAAATGATTTGTACTTAAATAATAAAAAAATTGGTGGTGTTTTATGTAATAAAATTAATGATAAAATCATTTGCGGCATAGGTTTAAACATAGTTTCATCTCCAAAAGAAAATGATATTTTAGATAAAAAAATTTCTTTAGAAATTTTAATTAAAGCTTTTTTGGATACACTAAGTTCTAAATTATCTTGGGAAGAAATTTTTAAAGAGTATAAACAAGATTTTGAGTTGAGTCGTCATTTTTATTTTAAGTATAACGATGAGGTATTATCTTTAGAAAATGCTAAACTTTATAAAGATGGCTCTATTTTAGTTGATGATAAAAGGATATATAGTTTAAGATGA
- a CDS encoding ParA family protein, with amino-acid sequence MSEIITIANQKGGVGKTTTAVNLAASLAVAEKRVLLIDLDPQANATTGFGFKRSDYEFNIYHALIGKKNISEIILKTQLQSLDLAPSNINLIAIEQLNVNSNESKTIFLKCINEIKNNYDFIIIDTPPTMGNITTNALVASTSVIVPIQCQYYALEGLTMILNTIKVIKKSINPNLKIRGFLPTMYNAQTNLAKEVLEDLKRHCGNNLFKLDEEIILIPQNIKLAESPSFGKPVILYDIKSVGSVAYQNLAHALIG; translated from the coding sequence ATGAGTGAAATAATTACAATAGCTAATCAAAAAGGTGGAGTTGGCAAAACCACTACGGCAGTTAATCTAGCAGCTTCTTTAGCAGTGGCTGAAAAGCGTGTTTTATTAATTGATTTAGACCCTCAAGCAAATGCTACAACTGGCTTTGGTTTTAAAAGAAGTGATTATGAATTTAATATTTATCACGCATTAATTGGCAAAAAAAACATTAGTGAAATTATTTTAAAAACACAGTTACAAAGCCTTGATTTAGCACCATCAAATATTAACCTAATCGCTATTGAGCAGTTAAATGTTAATAGTAATGAGTCTAAGACCATATTTTTAAAATGTATAAATGAAATAAAAAATAATTATGATTTTATAATTATTGATACACCTCCAACTATGGGAAACATAACTACAAATGCTTTAGTAGCAAGCACAAGCGTGATTGTGCCAATACAGTGTCAATATTATGCTTTAGAGGGTTTAACTATGATTTTAAACACCATTAAAGTTATTAAAAAAAGTATCAATCCTAATTTAAAAATTAGAGGATTTTTACCAACTATGTATAATGCGCAAACTAATTTGGCAAAAGAAGTACTTGAAGACTTAAAAAGACATTGTGGCAATAATTTATTTAAATTAGATGAAGAAATTATTTTAATACCTCAAAATATTAAATTAGCAGAAAGCCCAAGTTTTGGAAAACCTGTGATTTTATATGATATAAAATCTGTTGGTAGTGTAGCCTATCAAAATCTAGCACACGCTTTAATAGGATAA
- a CDS encoding ParB/RepB/Spo0J family partition protein has protein sequence MAKKSLGIDLGALLDDNVSDLYENQLEDLLSTSSEEIVKNISLDDISANPYQPRKHFDEASIIELANSIKNHGLIQPIILVDADELCKKAKENNQNITKTSKYFLVAGERRFRAFKYLKENKIKAIVANINAQNSRELALIENIQRQDLNPIELALAYKEILDEKNITQEQLAQSIQKSRANIANTLRLLNLSKQTQDLIIEGKISAGHAKVIAGQIEDEHTLVQTIIGQKLNVRDCEKLAQKIKNKQADLKIDYASESLKTNLKKLKLKYNLNKNKLIFDLSDENTKKFIEKVFNN, from the coding sequence ATGGCAAAAAAATCATTAGGCATAGATTTAGGCGCTTTATTAGACGACAATGTAAGCGATTTGTATGAAAATCAACTTGAAGATTTATTAAGCACTTCAAGTGAAGAGATTGTAAAAAATATTTCTTTAGATGATATATCAGCAAATCCTTATCAGCCAAGAAAACATTTTGATGAAGCAAGTATAATTGAACTTGCAAATTCTATAAAAAATCATGGATTAATTCAGCCTATTATTTTAGTTGATGCCGATGAGCTTTGCAAAAAAGCTAAAGAAAATAATCAAAATATCACAAAAACAAGTAAATATTTTTTAGTAGCTGGTGAAAGAAGATTTAGAGCCTTTAAATATTTAAAAGAAAATAAAATTAAGGCAATAGTAGCAAATATAAATGCACAAAATTCAAGAGAATTAGCTTTGATTGAAAATATTCAAAGACAAGACTTAAATCCAATAGAACTAGCTTTAGCTTATAAAGAAATTCTTGATGAAAAAAATATTACTCAAGAGCAATTAGCACAAAGTATTCAAAAAAGTAGAGCAAACATTGCAAACACTTTAAGATTGCTAAATTTAAGTAAGCAAACTCAAGATTTAATAATAGAAGGAAAAATTAGTGCAGGTCATGCTAAGGTTATTGCTGGGCAAATTGAAGATGAGCATACTCTTGTACAAACAATAATTGGGCAAAAATTAAATGTAAGAGATTGTGAAAAATTAGCACAAAAAATAAAAAATAAACAAGCAGATTTAAAAATTGATTACGCAAGTGAAAGTCTTAAAACTAACTTAAAAAAATTAAAATTAAAATATAATTTAAATAAAAATAAGTTAATTTTTGATTTATCAGATGAAAATACTAAAAAATTTATTGAAAAAGTATTTAATAATTAA
- a CDS encoding F0F1 ATP synthase subunit B: protein MRKILLVFMSMCLFASEDANNYDIVPRAINFVIFIAIAYYLGANFIKHLYSSRISKIKDKLESIQNELEKSSAKKNEVMRLVNVAHEEANALIQDAKEQALVLHEQIIANAHKDIEILKNRYNEQKEFLIKSAKEEVVNEIIEDILNKEINLKQSEILDIITKKVG, encoded by the coding sequence TTGAGAAAAATTTTATTGGTTTTTATGAGTATGTGTTTATTTGCATCAGAAGACGCTAATAATTATGATATAGTACCAAGAGCAATTAACTTTGTTATTTTTATTGCAATTGCTTATTATTTAGGTGCAAATTTTATTAAACATCTATATTCTTCAAGAATATCTAAAATTAAAGATAAGCTAGAAAGTATTCAAAATGAATTAGAAAAATCTAGCGCTAAAAAAAATGAAGTAATGCGTTTAGTAAATGTTGCGCACGAAGAAGCTAATGCTTTAATTCAAGATGCAAAAGAACAAGCCTTAGTTTTACATGAGCAAATTATTGCAAATGCACATAAAGATATAGAAATATTAAAAAATCGTTACAACGAACAAAAAGAATTTTTAATAAAAAGTGCAAAAGAAGAAGTTGTAAATGAGATTATTGAAGATATTTTAAATAAAGAAATTAATTTAAAACAAAGCGAAATATTAGATATAATCACTAAGAAGGTTGGATAA
- a CDS encoding F0F1 ATP synthase subunit delta, with protein MIKYAKEIISRNDRELFIENLSVLNELYKDKKITELLFNPIVNKDKKLEFMLSFCKNNSKEFTNFLKLLMLNKRISYIPNIYTEVLKLKALEENKFLAKIMLKNDIDEDKKIQIQNKLSQYFKVNIVLETIITNSDEVSIYIEDLGYEIRFSNNMLKDKLKEYILKAI; from the coding sequence ATGATAAAGTATGCTAAAGAAATAATTAGTAGAAATGATAGAGAATTATTTATTGAGAATTTATCTGTTTTAAATGAACTTTATAAAGACAAAAAAATTACAGAACTTTTGTTTAATCCAATAGTAAATAAAGATAAAAAATTAGAATTTATGCTGAGTTTTTGCAAAAATAATTCTAAAGAATTTACTAACTTTTTAAAATTATTGATGTTAAATAAAAGAATTTCTTATATTCCAAATATTTATACAGAAGTGCTTAAATTAAAAGCTTTAGAGGAAAATAAATTTTTAGCAAAAATTATGTTAAAAAATGATATTGATGAAGATAAAAAAATACAAATCCAAAATAAATTATCACAATATTTTAAAGTTAATATTGTTTTAGAAACAATAATTACAAACAGTGATGAGGTTTCAATTTATATTGAGGATTTAGGCTATGAAATAAGATTTTCAAATAATATGTTAAAAGACAAATTAAAAGAATATATATTAAAAGCAATTTAA
- the atpA gene encoding F0F1 ATP synthase subunit alpha, translating to MSFNANEISSIIKERIDNFDLNLEIEETGKVISVADGVANVFGLKNIMAGEMVEFENNVKGMALNLEESSVGIVVLGNCEDIKEGSSVKRLKQLLKVPVGEELVGRVVNALGEPIDGKGAINTSKTAFVEEKAKGIMARKSVHEPLQTGIKAIDALVPIGRGQRELIIGDRQTGKTTVAIDTIINQKGQGVTCIYVAIGQKQSTIAQVVKKLEEHGAMEYTIIVSASASSPAALQYLAPYTGVTMGEFFRDNAKHALIVYDDLSKHAVAYREMSLILRRPPGREAYPGDVFYLHSRLLERASKLNDELGAGSLTALPIIETQAGDVSAYIPTNVISITDGQIFLETDLFNSGIRPAINVGLSVSRVGGAAQIKATKQVSGTLRLDLAQYRELQAFAQFASDLDEASRKQLERGQRMVEVLKQAPYSPLAIEKQVLLIFAGTKGFLDDLAVSAISKFEQELYPFVEVKAPEIFEQIRSKKAIDKELEEKIIKVLNEFKTTQA from the coding sequence GTGAGTTTTAATGCTAATGAAATAAGTTCAATAATCAAAGAAAGAATAGATAACTTTGATTTAAATCTTGAAATTGAAGAAACTGGCAAGGTGATTTCAGTTGCTGATGGTGTTGCTAATGTTTTTGGGCTTAAAAACATTATGGCAGGTGAAATGGTTGAATTTGAAAATAATGTAAAAGGTATGGCTTTAAACCTTGAAGAAAGCAGCGTTGGTATTGTTGTTTTAGGAAATTGTGAAGATATTAAAGAAGGTTCAAGTGTTAAAAGATTAAAACAATTATTAAAAGTACCAGTTGGAGAAGAACTTGTTGGTAGAGTTGTTAATGCTTTAGGTGAACCTATTGATGGTAAAGGTGCTATTAATACTAGCAAAACTGCCTTTGTTGAAGAAAAAGCAAAAGGTATTATGGCTAGAAAAAGCGTTCATGAGCCTTTACAAACAGGTATCAAGGCTATTGATGCTTTAGTTCCAATTGGTCGTGGTCAAAGAGAGCTTATTATTGGAGATAGGCAAACAGGTAAAACTACAGTTGCTATTGATACAATTATTAATCAAAAAGGTCAAGGTGTAACTTGTATATATGTTGCTATAGGTCAAAAACAAAGCACAATAGCACAGGTTGTAAAAAAACTTGAAGAACACGGAGCTATGGAATATACAATTATAGTTAGCGCTAGCGCTAGTTCGCCTGCTGCATTACAATATTTAGCACCATACACAGGTGTAACTATGGGAGAATTTTTCAGAGATAATGCAAAACATGCTTTAATTGTTTATGATGATTTAAGCAAGCACGCAGTAGCTTATCGTGAAATGTCTTTGATTTTACGCCGCCCACCAGGTCGTGAAGCTTATCCTGGAGATGTTTTTTATCTTCATTCAAGATTACTTGAAAGAGCTAGTAAGTTAAATGATGAATTAGGTGCTGGTTCTTTAACTGCATTACCAATCATTGAAACACAAGCAGGTGATGTTTCAGCCTATATTCCAACCAATGTTATTTCAATTACAGATGGGCAGATTTTCTTAGAAACTGATTTATTCAACTCAGGAATTCGTCCTGCAATTAACGTTGGTTTATCAGTATCTCGTGTTGGTGGTGCTGCACAAATTAAGGCTACAAAGCAGGTTTCAGGTACATTAAGACTTGACCTTGCACAATATAGAGAATTACAAGCTTTTGCACAATTTGCTAGTGATTTAGATGAAGCAAGTAGAAAACAACTTGAGCGTGGTCAAAGAATGGTAGAAGTTTTAAAACAAGCTCCTTATTCACCTTTAGCAATTGAAAAACAAGTTTTATTAATTTTTGCTGGTACTAAAGGATTTTTAGATGATTTAGCAGTATCTGCGATTTCTAAATTTGAACAAGAATTGTATCCATTCGTAGAAGTTAAAGCACCTGAGATTTTTGAGCAAATTAGAAGTAAAAAAGCAATTGATAAAGAATTAGAAGAAAAAATTATTAAAGTTTTAAATGAGTTTAAAACAACACAAGCGTAG